A stretch of DNA from Desulfosarcina ovata subsp. ovata:
GAAAAGCCAAGACATACCAAGTAAAGCAGGTGCTTTTGGCTATCGAAAAGCTGGAGGTTGGCCATGGCCCAAAAAGATGACAAATATACATACCGGGTTACCTGGTCTGATGACGATGATGAGTATGTAGGCCTATGTGCTGAATTTCCAAGCCTAAGTTGGTTGGCTGTTACGCAGGAAAAAGCATTAAAGGGAATTCGCAAGCTGGTGGCTGATGTCGTATCGGACATGGTTGAAAATGGTGAATCAATACCTGAACCCTTTGCCAGCAAACGCTACAGCGGAAAATTTATGGTCAGAGTTCCACCTGATGTTCATCGCAAATTGGCCATTCAAGCTGCGGAAGCCGGCGTGAGTCTTAATCGGATTGCCAGTTCCAAGCTGAGCCAATAGCTATAAGGATCTGCACACATCGGGATAGGGAGTAGCC
This window harbors:
- a CDS encoding type II toxin-antitoxin system HicB family antitoxin, whose translation is MAQKDDKYTYRVTWSDDDDEYVGLCAEFPSLSWLAVTQEKALKGIRKLVADVVSDMVENGESIPEPFASKRYSGKFMVRVPPDVHRKLAIQAAEAGVSLNRIASSKLSQ